TTACTTTTATGATTCGAGTATTTGGCGTAAATAATCAATAGTCTACtctaaaataatatatatatatatatatatatatatatatatatatatatatatatatatatatatatatatatatatatatatatatatatatatatatattatatatatatatatatatatatatatatatatatatatatatatatatatatatatatatatattatatatatatatatatatatatatatatatatatatatatatatatatatatataatatatatatatatatatatatatatatatatatatatatatatatatatatatatatatatataaagaagTTATGCAACTCCAATAAAATCTCTTGTTTTCCACGTCGTGCAAGAACAACCTTAATGGATTAATAATTCATCTTGCAGCAGGTGTGAGTATCCAGGGTGAGTCGTTTTACAAGCGCATTGTGCGTGTTTTAAACGTTGTCTCTCTTTCATCTGTTACTGTAAAATACGCTCTTAATGCTCCTTCGAATTTTACCGTTTTCCTTCTTATCCGCCTTCGGTTGATTGGAGGCACCGCCTTTCGAAAGGCTGGCCGCCAGTTCTCTGACCGATCGTTTTTCTACGCCGCTGGTGCCCAAGGAACCACCAACGATGCAGCTAGCCGTGAGACTCGGCGGTAGCGAGGCCGGACCGCAGACACCGCTGTCGGTCGATTCGTCCAGCGCATCACCCGAGTCGGGCGTGTTACCTGCCGAAGTGTTCGGACTTGAGCCGTCGCTTAACAGTTGATTGAATTCGCCTGCCAGGTTGTTACATGTTAGTTTATTCGTTTCATTAGATATTAACGcaagatacattttttttaagttaacTTACCAGATTTTCTATCGGTAGCCATACTCCAGGGTCTCGGCTTGGGGGCAGTAGTAGGAGGCGATCTTCGATCACCATGTTGTTGCTGATTGTTTTTGGTCGTTAATGAGCGGAGTACTGGCGATTTGGCTGTTTCTAGAATGTAGTTTTTCTTTGCAACGCTGCCATTTGTCGGGCTGGTGTGACCATGATTACCAGCAGAGAATTTTCGGACAGACGACATGACGCTTTTACCACTGCTCTCACTTGTATCACTGTTTTGATGTTCTTTGTTATTTTCACTGCCGGGGGTGGATGGTTGGCCCGGTGCATCTTCAGCAGCTCCATCTTTATCGATACTAGATCTAGAGCTGTCGACGGTGTTACGACGAGCAAGTGGTGACGCTGTAAGCGGTGAATCACCGTGTGATCTACGACCAACTAGCGGTGAAAACTTGGCTACATCATCACTGGATCGTGAACGTGGCGACTGTTCTGCGTGTAGGGTTTTCATGACTTGCGCACCAGGTGCACTTTTTTTGTTCGCCTCGCTCTTCTGACTAGCTACGGATAAACTCGGGCTTCCGCCGTCTTGGCTTGCAGTTGCCGTTGTCGGGAATGTATTCAATGAACTGCGATTTTTTtgagtttaaaaatttatcatttatacACGATACagataaaattcaattttagcAATTCAAATGTTTTACCTGTCATCGCTCGTCGGCGATCCAACGATAGGCGTTGTAGGTGTTGTGGGCCTAAAGAAAACGTCTAGGCCTTCTCCAAGAGTTATTCCGTCGATGGACTGAGGTTGATCGGGTTTCAGCATTGGCCTTGTCGGAGCTCTGGTTTTAGCTCGCTTCGGTCTTGACTTCACCAAATGCTGCAGTTGTTGTCCGGGCCCAGAAGTCGCCGGTAGTTCCGAAACAGAGTCCAACGATTCAGTTAGCGAATGCTCGTTCTCGGATGCTCCTAAAAAACGCATTAATGATTACTTAGTTAATTCAGTAAACTTATTGTGGGATGAAGAAAAATAACTACCTTCTGCTTGTTGGCCTTTTGGTAAAGACGAAGAGGATGGCAAAAGGTCTGGAATATCATCGGCAGACAAACCTTCTACGGAATCAACAACTGATTTAGGCCGCAACTTTCTCCCATGTAAGCTCTTTCGCTTATTAGACAAATGTGGCGTCGCCtggtgaaaataaaaattttaattataatttttttaatccaCATTATCGGTATATAGAATTAAGTTAGTAGATGTTTATCAGGCGGTCGTACTTACGAGATTCAAGTAATCCAACTGCAAGGCATGCGATAAGGAAAAGCAGAATGAGTTTTAGACAATGCGTTAGTAACCATTATACCCATTAGTAATGAAATATATGCACCATTATTccaaaaatgagaaaaatatattatttatattaatagtCACATAAATATTATGTAAGAGGCTTGATTTGTAAATTGTCGACTACTTGAGcataaagtattttattattagttattacctaatataattattgttaatacaatgaaaaatagttttaaacaaataaaagtttcACGTGAATGACTTAGGTAAGTAAAAGTAAAACTGTTCAGTAGTTTAGTGATGCTGACTAGCCTTCAAACGATGCGTGTTTTCTAATCGTCACGCTCGAAATACATCTTTTCCATTAGGAGAAATCGACGTAATCTTAATATAAACATTTTCTGATTCACGACTTTATCGCGACTTTATCAATGATTTCAGTTTATATTGTACTGCTTAAAAATGATGGCATTATTGAGAAACGTGttcattatttgtttttgagtaacgattattaaataaaaagtttagaTATGAAAGTCTTTTAATAATGTGCATATCAATTAAGTTCAAAATAATTACGTAATAAACGGAGAGATTTAATAGCTAATTTGAAAAAAGTGGTAGTTCTAATGAAATAAtcaaattgatttttataatgCTTATTGATGATTACAGACATGTTATTTACTCCCAAGATGAACATACAGTTTTTACCTTAGTCCCACCAAAACttcaaatagaaaaaaaaacttaccaTAGGTGAATCATCTTCGTTGGATAGCCGACCCATGGCTTTGCCTAATAACGCGtgatttttatcgttttcacTGTTCGTGTTGTCTCGACCGTTGGACTGGCGGTCTTCATCCTCGTCCATAACAAGACTTGTTCTTTCGACAACTGGCGTACCAGCTGAAATGCTGAGCGACATACCACCCGTCCCTACACCGATAACGCTGCCGCCGCCACTGCTCGTGGAGCCAGCGCTCGGCCGCAGAACGTCTGGAGTACTGCTGCGCGTGCGAATCTCACACTCGCCGATCAACGACTTATAACTCGTGGAGAGGGACTCGATCACTTGGTCGGTTATGCGATCCGAGATGTGCGCTGCTACTGCTAGATTTAGTTCACTAATAACacataaaacaaatattttatagcgtatacattttatttatttacatagaTATTGTAATTTTTGTCTATATTCACTTACTTTACTCTATTTATTATGTCTGCTCCAGCTTGTTCGGATATTGTGCTCTGTATAAAATCTAAAGAcagcttatttttttctttgcaagATCCACGAAGATGCTCTTCCAAAGTTAAAGATTCATTCTCATCGTAATCGTCATCTCTATTAATAACAGTTTGCTCGAGAATTGTAGGACACTGTTCATTAGCGCATTTGAGCATTGCCTCAAGAGAATCCTGGAATTGTAAGTAagtcatttaaaaatttgtcttTTGTCGTTAAATTGTAGATGACTTTGAGTAATGCAAGATTAgctggttaaaaaaattaagtttatagaacagtgtggctaaaatccgctgttaagtcacgaataggcgagacttgcggattttagcagtctgtgctataaaattttatacgatactcttgacttaaatgtttcagttttacacggcgcttagcgccctcgctacgctcgggtccTAACTGCGCcatgtaaaaaagaaccatttaagtcacacgtatcgtaatatactattaactTAATCTTATTGATCGATTTGATAATTTACCTGCAAATAATTCGCGACGACCTTGTGAAGTTGATTTGCAGTTTCAGTGAGTTTAGCTTCGACGGGATTGTTTTCATCTCGCCTCTGCAGTACCTCATGCAGACGCGGCAGTAACTGCTTTGAATTGTCCGCATCTTGAATCAGTCCAGTTGCATAGTTGATATCTTCATTGGCGGTGCAGATTTCTGCAGCCAGAGCCTTGATTGTGTCCTGCGTTTGAACAACAAGACGATCAACCATGTGCTGTGTCGAGCTAAGTAAAAAGCCTTGCTGCAAACGAAAGGCTTGACCGTGACTATTTCTACAAGGTGCAACATTGCGCTGTAGTAAGTCTTGTATTTTCTTGGTCAGTTGCTCTGTTTTTTCAGCTGAAGCTTTCATGCAAGGCTGTAGGTCGTATATTGGACATGGCATATGTCTGACGCTGTAATTTCTGAAATTGTAACCAAacaaagtttaataatttgtttctaacaataatagtgatgaataacaaaaataattttaccttTCTAAAGCGTGTACGATATCTGCATAACCCTGTAGACTGATATTGTTTCTATCGTAAATAATTGTCtttagatgattatttatttgcagAGCTTTGGCAAGTAGTCTTGCACCTGGGTCACCAATCTGATTTCCGCTGATATCTAAAGTTCGCAAACAAGCATTGCTACCAAGGGCATTGATAAGATTGTACAAGTCGCCTTTGAGCCGTGAGTCAGGGAGATGTAACGCTTGAAGCACACAGTCTTCCTCTTGCAACATCTGAACAAGCGAGTCCATTACGACAGCAATATGCTTACTCTTCATACCTAAAGTGTTACGGCCCATATAGAGGTTCTTGATGGACTTGTTCTTACCAATGGCAGTGATCACTTGTGCTAAATCTACGTCCATATCTGTGAACACAATGATAgcgttaataataaataactacACGTAGAAAGTTGTTACATTCAAAATAAATGTCAAATATTCAAAGCTTCATAAAAATGCGAAGTAGATACACTTACTGCTGTCTGAAATGTCGAGGGAGGCGATGCATCTAACGCCGTGGATGCAGGACTCAAGCACATGGGCGCCCATCGAGCCCAGATTGTTGCCGCTCATGTCGAGTTCGAGACCTACTGTGCTCTCGTTGCAGGCCAAACCGAGCAGCAGGTGCTTGAGTGCCTCGAGAGGCAGCTTGCAGAACGAGATGTTTAAGTACTTAAGGGAGAGGGTGGCTGTGAAGAATTGCTTGAAGCTTGGTGGAATTTCTTTGGTTTTCTTGCTCGAGAACGAATTACGAGCGACGTTCAAGTGGACTAGATTTGTTGCGCAACCCCGCAATAAAGCACCAAAAAGctaaaattttacatataaAATGAAATCGACGTATAAAGattttataagcattttttaattttgtttaactTACGCATTCTAAAGTTGTATCAGTTCCACTAAGATCTAAATGGGTTATTCCATTAGGTTGAGCTAAGAAACTGCACAAATTCTGTGAGGAAATAAAAACATGTTTACTTCTAGTGATAACacgcgagaaaaagaaacttgTCAATATATTGACTTACATTGATGTCATCTTTCAAAGTATTTTCGGCGAGATTTAAGAATTGTAGACTTGTAGGCATACTTCGATTTAAACTCAAAGCATGTGCTATTTGACCAACGCCTTTGCCTGTTAGACCGCACCTCGATAAGTTTAACTTTTGCAAGCCTTTTGGTAATTTGCCCAAGGGTCCGGTCGTATGTGCAGCTCCTGAGGGTGACAAAGATTGGTGCAACCGCATAAAAGACATTGGTTTAGTATTTGGGGcaactaaaaaagaatttcACTACATATACACAACATGCAATCAGTGGTGGTAACAATTATATGTGCATCCTTGTTAGAGAAATTCGATATTTTATTAACTAGTGTTAGTGAAACAATGGCAGAACATTATTCAGCAAACAAGAATAATAATTCGTACCTTGAGTTAGCTTAGCAATCGCCCCACATAAACTTGTAGCTCCTTTATCTTCAATGGTATTACTGGATAAATCTATGGTGTGTAGCACAGCATTGGTATTTGCAATTAATGCTAAAGAAAGTTTGTGTGCAAAATCCCTGCAAGAATATCAagttaatataaatacattcactatttatgtatttatttatcataatCACAAGATTTACCATTTAGCTCCAATATTATCTAAGTAAATTTCTTGAATAGAAAGAGATCTTTTTAAGACATGTAACAATCTGTCCAAAGGTTCATGACTAAGTTTAAGGTGAGAAATGCGTAGTTTGGTAAACCATGTATTGTATTCCAGGGCTGATATAATTGGAACCAAGTCCTTTTGATCAAGATGATCAAAATCTCTTAGATCTAATTCTCTTGTATCGTGAGATAAGTATATGGTATCAACATCCTGTAGAAGAATAAAAGTTATCGCAACCTATCACggtttaattaatttgtttttaaaaaaatatatgattgCATACCCAAGCAACTTCCTCTCTATAAGGTACACTATGCAAATCACACATGCAGGCATATTGAGTGGAAAAACCTCCACAAGGACCCGTATGTCTAGTTGCCTCTGTACTTCTAGCTAAATCGCTACCTCGTATGCTTTGCAATCTGCTGACTGGTATCACATCGATTTTTCTGATTATGTAACTGAAAGAATTGGAAACAATAGAtgagtttttttaagaatacaaaaatgagctaaatataaatttttttgaagaCTTACTTCAAAGGTACTGTTGGAAATATGTTTCGGATAGCAGTGTGAAGCGCTTCTATCATAGCATCTACCTCTGAGGTATCGACGCTGCCTAATCCCATAGTTACAAAATTGTAAACTCTTTCCCCAACTGTTAAGGACAGTTGGTTGGCTCTCTTGGATTCGACTGATGTTATTTCCAAATAATGGAAATGACAGTCgatctgaaaaaaatataaaatataagtatGTGTTATTTTATCTGGTACACAGACTGTttgcaaataaattattgtaaaaatagcTCACTCTCGTGGGTACTTTTGCCGTTAAAAGAAAAAGTCGACATGGTGAAAATACCTAGAACAGAGTTGTAAAgcattaaatttcaatccAATTATCATgcaaaaacatatttagataAGTACGATACTTACTAATACCCGATTTTCAAGTTTATCTGGCTTAGTCTCTAGCTTCACTACGTTCTTCAGCAATATCTTAACATGTTTTCCTAACAGTGACTTTACTGActctgcaaaaataaaaaaagttcaagATTGATTACACTTGTTAATCTCATAACACAAAGTTTCTAAACTAATCTATTGATTTTTTACTGTTCTCAGAGTTCTAGAATACGCAGTAAATACAATTGATTGGATCTTATTAGAAGAAGACACTGACGGAAGGTTAGTGGCAGGTGCACAATACGGTGTATACAGGCCTTACATTCTAAGTAGATGATTTGCATATCATTCATAATCGAGTCATGATTTTGTACTGTACAGGTATTGCATTCGACATACTTTTCATGTGATTTCACACAAGGATTCAACAGATGGAATAAAAAGAATGCAATTACTGAAAGTGCATACACTGTATGATGTCCAGAGAGAAATAAAGTCGATTAAGTGGAACAAGTTTGGGAAGGCCAATTTTAGTTGATGAAATTGGGACTGCAATTCATCAATTGCCTTGTACTACTAAGCACAACAGTGTGAAAAGTAACTTGGACAAGTACACTGATATGCATGTACCTATGATTGAAGATAATTCTTTTTCcatgatttaataaaaaaaatttgtttacaataATGTTTTGTAACTCTggagttaaataaataaataatttaatcattGAACGAATAAAAAAGACGAGTGAGAGTTTTATActggaaatacaaaattaacTAGTCAGCAATATAAGGATGACATTGAGAGTGATTGATCTAATAAAAAGCTGAATTTGTCACAACTCTAATAACAGACCCGAACGATTTTTAACGTCTGCTCAAGTGTCCCACATAAAGCAGTGGCAGCAGCAAGTAAGGCTTTGcatgaaaagtaaataattcCCAGATGATTCATCCTCTGCTCAtgctgtttctttttttactccAATCAAACGTCATTGATTCTCCATCACAACAAAAAACACCCTCTTATCTGTGCGAGCTGCCAAAAAACCCAAAAGCAGACTAGCCAAGTCATCAAGCGAATAGGAGGCGAAAGAAGCGTCTCCAAGACCCAGTAAGTAAAGAATTGATAAAAAGAGGctagcgtgtgtgtgtgtgtgtgtgcagtggCACGTCAATACCGGCATTaatggagagaaagagagtaggCGCGCAAGAGAGACAGACACAGAAGCAAGCAAGCACACAGTATAACACTATATACACCGTTTTTGGGAGGGGGTGGGGCAGCCGGACCGAAATCAGCCCAGACCCCCAGGAAGCTCGGCTATAATCCACCTCCCGACGAGTTCACTCCCCGAAATAATCCAATAATCCAATGCTCGCCGTACAATGAGACAGAATTCAGATAACTCACGCACACACGGAGGAAGTAAGaatgtgtatatacacaccGTTGAGATCCTTGGTTAGCTGCGATCTCGTAGACATTTTGCGGCACTGCCCGCACGGCTGCAGGCTTTCCCCGGGTCGACTAGTCGAGCATCGGGCCCAGGGCGGCGGCGACGGGCTCACTCGTCATTCAGAAGCTGCTCCGCTGTGCCAATTCGACGTCACTGCTGCACTCGCTGCTCGAATAACGCACCGACGTAGGGCCACTTCTCCACGCCATGTCGCGCACTGCACACACGAGGACGCTCCGCGTATAAACTGTAATTCCACTGTTTTATTTACTCGTCTGCATCAGCGCGCAGGATGACACGGTGTATCGAAAatctgcgcgcgcggaagTCAAGTACACGCCCGTAGACTCGTGGAGGCAGCCCGTAGCGCACTGACGCGGCGGCGGACTCGGTACTCACACGCGAAGACCCCTTGGAGCCTCGCAACCGGAGCGACGA
The sequence above is a segment of the Nasonia vitripennis strain AsymCx chromosome 3, Nvit_psr_1.1, whole genome shotgun sequence genome. Coding sequences within it:
- the LOC100119172 gene encoding F-actin-uncapping protein LRRC16A isoform X2, which produces MSTRSQLTKDLNESVKSLLGKHVKILLKNVVKLETKPDKLENRVLVFSPCRLFLLTAKVPTRIDCHFHYLEITSVESKRANQLSLTVGERVYNFVTMGLGSVDTSEVDAMIEALHTAIRNIFPTVPLNYIIRKIDVIPVSRLQSIRGSDLARSTEATRHTGPCGGFSTQYACMCDLHSVPYREEVAWDVDTIYLSHDTRELDLRDFDHLDQKDLVPIISALEYNTWFTKLRISHLKLSHEPLDRLLHVLKRSLSIQEIYLDNIGAKWDFAHKLSLALIANTNAVLHTIDLSSNTIEDKGATSLCGAIAKLTQVAPNTKPMSFMRLHQSLSPSGAAHTTGPLGKLPKGLQKLNLSRCGLTGKGVGQIAHALSLNRSMPTSLQFLNLAENTLKDDINNLCSFLAQPNGITHLDLSGTDTTLECLFGALLRGCATNLVHLNVARNSFSSKKTKEIPPSFKQFFTATLSLKYLNISFCKLPLEALKHLLLGLACNESTVGLELDMSGNNLGSMGAHVLESCIHGVRCIASLDISDSNMDVDLAQVITAIGKNKSIKNLYMGRNTLGMKSKHIAVVMDSLVQMLQEEDCVLQALHLPDSRLKGDLYNLINALGSNACLRTLDISGNQIGDPGARLLAKALQINNHLKTIIYDRNNISLQGYADIVHALERNYSVRHMPCPIYDLQPCMKASAEKTEQLTKKIQDLLQRNVAPCRNSHGQAFRLQQGFLLSSTQHMVDRLVVQTQDTIKALAAEICTANEDINYATGLIQDADNSKQLLPRLHEVLQRRDENNPVEAKLTETANQLHKVVANYLQDSLEAMLKCANEQCPTILEQTVINRDDDYDENESLTLEEHLRGSCKEKNKLSLDFIQSTISEQAGADIINRVNELNLAVAAHISDRITDQVIESLSTSYKSLIGECEIRTRSSTPDVLRPSAGSTSSGGGSVIGVGTGGMSLSISAGTPVVERTSLVMDEDEDRQSNGRDNTNSENDKNHALLGKAMGRLSNEDDSPMATPHLSNKRKSLHGRKLRPKSVVDSVEGLSADDIPDLLPSSSSLPKGQQAEGASENEHSLTESLDSVSELPATSGPGQQLQHLVKSRPKRAKTRAPTRPMLKPDQPQSIDGITLGEGLDVFFRPTTPTTPIVGSPTSDDSSLNTFPTTATASQDGGSPSLSVASQKSEANKKSAPGAQVMKTLHAEQSPRSRSSDDVAKFSPLVGRRSHGDSPLTASPLARRNTVDSSRSSIDKDGAAEDAPGQPSTPGSENNKEHQNSDTSESSGKSVMSSVRKFSAGNHGHTSPTNGSVAKKNYILETAKSPVLRSLTTKNNQQQHGDRRSPPTTAPKPRPWSMATDRKSGEFNQLLSDGSSPNTSAGNTPDSGDALDESTDSGVCGPASLPPSLTASCIVGGSLGTSGVEKRSVRELAASLSKGGASNQPKADKKENEHSAAWRSVLRRYVEPPAPVQPTSVKAPEAQRETEPNRRLAFKLRRTSFLRDSNFNYDNDTVDV
- the LOC100119172 gene encoding F-actin-uncapping protein LRRC16A isoform X5, which produces MSTRSQLTKDLNESVKSLLGKHVKILLKNVVKLETKPDKLENRVLVFSPCRLFLLTAKVPTRIDCHFHYLEITSVESKRANQLSLTVGERVYNFVTMGLGSVDTSEVDAMIEALHTAIRNIFPTVPLNYIIRKIDVIPVSRLQSIRGSDLARSTEATRHTGPCGGFSTQYACMCDLHSVPYREEVAWDVDTIYLSHDTRELDLRDFDHLDQKDLVPIISALEYNTWFTKLRISHLKLSHEPLDRLLHVLKRSLSIQEIYLDNIGAKWDFAHKLSLALIANTNAVLHTIDLSSNTIEDKGATSLCGAIAKLTQVAPNTKPMSFMRLHQSLSPSGAAHTTGPLGKLPKGLQKLNLSRCGLTGKGVGQIAHALSLNRSMPTSLQFLNLAENTLKDDINNLCSFLAQPNGITHLDLSGTDTTLECLFGALLRGCATNLVHLNVARNSFSSKKTKEIPPSFKQFFTATLSLKYLNISFCKLPLEALKHLLLGLACNESTVGLELDMSGNNLGSMGAHVLESCIHGVRCIASLDISDSNMDVDLAQVITAIGKNKSIKNLYMGRNTLGMKSKHIAVVMDSLVQMLQEEDCVLQALHLPDSRLKGDLYNLINALGSNACLRTLDISGNQIGDPGARLLAKALQINNHLKTIIYDRNNISLQGYADIVHALERNYSVRHMPCPIYDLQPCMKASAEKTEQLTKKIQDLLQRNVAPCRNSHGQAFRLQQGFLLSSTQHMVDRLVVQTQDTIKALAAEICTANEDINYATGLIQDADNSKQLLPRLHEVLQRRDENNPVEAKLTETANQLHKVVANYLQDSLEAMLKCANEQCPTILEQTVINRDDDYDENESLTLEEHLRGSCKEKNKLSLDFIQSTISEQAGADIINRVNELNLAVAAHISDRITDQVIESLSTSYKSLIGECEIRTRSSTPDVLRPSAGSTSSGGGSVIGVGTGGMSLSISAGTPVVERTSLVMDEDEDRQSNGRDNTNSENDKNHALLGKAMGRLSNEDDSPMLDYLNLATPHLSNKRKSLHGRKLRPKSVVDSVEGLSADDIPDLLPSSSSLPKGQQAEGASENEHSLTESLDSVSELPATSGPGQQLQHLVKSRPKRAKTRAPTRPMLKPDQPQSIDGITLGEGLDVFFRPTTPTTPIVGSPTSDDSSLNTFPTTATASQDGGSPSLSVASQKSEANKKSAPGAQVMKTLHAEQSPRSRSSDDVAKFSPLVGRRSHGDSPLTASPLARRNTVDSSRSSIDKDGAAEDAPGQPSTPGSENNKEHQNSDTSESSGKSVMSSVRKFSAGNHGHTSPTNGSVAKKNYILETAKSPVLRSLTTKNNQQQHGDRRSPPTTAPKPRPWSMATDRKSGEFNQLLSDGSSPNTSAGNTPDSGDALDESTDSGVCGPASLPPSLTASCIVGGSLGTSGVEKRSVRELAASLSKGGASNQPKADKKENGTGSTERD
- the LOC100119172 gene encoding F-actin-uncapping protein LRRC16A isoform X1 yields the protein MSTRSQLTKDLNESVKSLLGKHVKILLKNVVKLETKPDKLENRVLVFSPCRLFLLTAKVPTRIDCHFHYLEITSVESKRANQLSLTVGERVYNFVTMGLGSVDTSEVDAMIEALHTAIRNIFPTVPLNYIIRKIDVIPVSRLQSIRGSDLARSTEATRHTGPCGGFSTQYACMCDLHSVPYREEVAWDVDTIYLSHDTRELDLRDFDHLDQKDLVPIISALEYNTWFTKLRISHLKLSHEPLDRLLHVLKRSLSIQEIYLDNIGAKWDFAHKLSLALIANTNAVLHTIDLSSNTIEDKGATSLCGAIAKLTQVAPNTKPMSFMRLHQSLSPSGAAHTTGPLGKLPKGLQKLNLSRCGLTGKGVGQIAHALSLNRSMPTSLQFLNLAENTLKDDINNLCSFLAQPNGITHLDLSGTDTTLECLFGALLRGCATNLVHLNVARNSFSSKKTKEIPPSFKQFFTATLSLKYLNISFCKLPLEALKHLLLGLACNESTVGLELDMSGNNLGSMGAHVLESCIHGVRCIASLDISDSNMDVDLAQVITAIGKNKSIKNLYMGRNTLGMKSKHIAVVMDSLVQMLQEEDCVLQALHLPDSRLKGDLYNLINALGSNACLRTLDISGNQIGDPGARLLAKALQINNHLKTIIYDRNNISLQGYADIVHALERNYSVRHMPCPIYDLQPCMKASAEKTEQLTKKIQDLLQRNVAPCRNSHGQAFRLQQGFLLSSTQHMVDRLVVQTQDTIKALAAEICTANEDINYATGLIQDADNSKQLLPRLHEVLQRRDENNPVEAKLTETANQLHKVVANYLQDSLEAMLKCANEQCPTILEQTVINRDDDYDENESLTLEEHLRGSCKEKNKLSLDFIQSTISEQAGADIINRVNELNLAVAAHISDRITDQVIESLSTSYKSLIGECEIRTRSSTPDVLRPSAGSTSSGGGSVIGVGTGGMSLSISAGTPVVERTSLVMDEDEDRQSNGRDNTNSENDKNHALLGKAMGRLSNEDDSPMLDYLNLATPHLSNKRKSLHGRKLRPKSVVDSVEGLSADDIPDLLPSSSSLPKGQQAEGASENEHSLTESLDSVSELPATSGPGQQLQHLVKSRPKRAKTRAPTRPMLKPDQPQSIDGITLGEGLDVFFRPTTPTTPIVGSPTSDDSSLNTFPTTATASQDGGSPSLSVASQKSEANKKSAPGAQVMKTLHAEQSPRSRSSDDVAKFSPLVGRRSHGDSPLTASPLARRNTVDSSRSSIDKDGAAEDAPGQPSTPGSENNKEHQNSDTSESSGKSVMSSVRKFSAGNHGHTSPTNGSVAKKNYILETAKSPVLRSLTTKNNQQQHGDRRSPPTTAPKPRPWSMATDRKSGEFNQLLSDGSSPNTSAGNTPDSGDALDESTDSGVCGPASLPPSLTASCIVGGSLGTSGVEKRSVRELAASLSKGGASNQPKADKKENEHSAAWRSVLRRYVEPPAPVQPTSVKAPEAQRETEPNRRLAFKLRRTSFLRDSNFNYDNDTVDV
- the LOC100119172 gene encoding F-actin-uncapping protein LRRC16A isoform X4, producing the protein MSTRSQLTKDLNESVKSLLGKHVKILLKNVVKLETKPDKLENRVLVFSPCRLFLLTAKVPTRIDCHFHYLEITSVESKRANQLSLTVGERVYNFVTMGLGSVDTSEVDAMIEALHTAIRNIFPTVPLNYIIRKIDVIPVSRLQSIRGSDLARSTEATRHTGPCGGFSTQYACMCDLHSVPYREEVAWDVDTIYLSHDTRELDLRDFDHLDQKDLVPIISALEYNTWFTKLRISHLKLSHEPLDRLLHVLKRSLSIQEIYLDNIGAKWDFAHKLSLALIANTNAVLHTIDLSSNTIEDKGATSLCGAIAKLTQGAAHTTGPLGKLPKGLQKLNLSRCGLTGKGVGQIAHALSLNRSMPTSLQFLNLAENTLKDDINNLCSFLAQPNGITHLDLSGTDTTLECLFGALLRGCATNLVHLNVARNSFSSKKTKEIPPSFKQFFTATLSLKYLNISFCKLPLEALKHLLLGLACNESTVGLELDMSGNNLGSMGAHVLESCIHGVRCIASLDISDSNMDVDLAQVITAIGKNKSIKNLYMGRNTLGMKSKHIAVVMDSLVQMLQEEDCVLQALHLPDSRLKGDLYNLINALGSNACLRTLDISGNQIGDPGARLLAKALQINNHLKTIIYDRNNISLQGYADIVHALERNYSVRHMPCPIYDLQPCMKASAEKTEQLTKKIQDLLQRNVAPCRNSHGQAFRLQQGFLLSSTQHMVDRLVVQTQDTIKALAAEICTANEDINYATGLIQDADNSKQLLPRLHEVLQRRDENNPVEAKLTETANQLHKVVANYLQDSLEAMLKCANEQCPTILEQTVINRDDDYDENESLTLEEHLRGSCKEKNKLSLDFIQSTISEQAGADIINRVNELNLAVAAHISDRITDQVIESLSTSYKSLIGECEIRTRSSTPDVLRPSAGSTSSGGGSVIGVGTGGMSLSISAGTPVVERTSLVMDEDEDRQSNGRDNTNSENDKNHALLGKAMGRLSNEDDSPMATPHLSNKRKSLHGRKLRPKSVVDSVEGLSADDIPDLLPSSSSLPKGQQAEGASENEHSLTESLDSVSELPATSGPGQQLQHLVKSRPKRAKTRAPTRPMLKPDQPQSIDGITLGEGLDVFFRPTTPTTPIVGSPTSDDSSLNTFPTTATASQDGGSPSLSVASQKSEANKKSAPGAQVMKTLHAEQSPRSRSSDDVAKFSPLVGRRSHGDSPLTASPLARRNTVDSSRSSIDKDGAAEDAPGQPSTPGSENNKEHQNSDTSESSGKSVMSSVRKFSAGNHGHTSPTNGSVAKKNYILETAKSPVLRSLTTKNNQQQHGDRRSPPTTAPKPRPWSMATDRKSGEFNQLLSDGSSPNTSAGNTPDSGDALDESTDSGVCGPASLPPSLTASCIVGGSLGTSGVEKRSVRELAASLSKGGASNQPKADKKENEHSAAWRSVLRRYVEPPAPVQPTSVKAPEAQRETEPNRRLAFKLRRTSFLRDSNFNYDNDTVDV